The DNA region TAGTACGCTACGGAGAGAAAGTATTGTGTAACGTTCCCGATGAGGAAGGAAAAGAAATTCCCATCACAGTAACGGAATACGTAGTCAATGACTTGAAAGAGGATGAATTAGCTTTCCATAACCCGCTGCACAGGCAGATGTTGACGGAAGCGGCAGAGCATATACATAATGAAGGATTCATCGCAGAACGGTATTTCCTGGCGCATCCCGATCCTATCATCAGCAAGCTAAGTACAGAGTTGATTGCCGACCGCTACCAACTGAGTAAATATCACTCCAAAGCCCAAAGATTAGTGACCGACGAGGAACGCCTATTCGAATTGGTGCCTACGCTCATGATTAATTTCAAGTTCGCCATCATCAGTGAAGAAATGAAACACATGATATATGCCTTACAAGACCCTGCCGTAGCCAATGATGAAGAACAATGCACCTCTATCATGAAACGCTACTCAAAACTGCGTGAGATCAAAAGTATTATGGCTAAACGATTGGGAGACAGAGTTGTACTCGGTTAAATCACCTTACTCCTAATGATAACGATAGTTCCTCATACAGAAACGACAGTTTCCCCTTGAGGGAACGCGCGTTTCCTTTAATGGGAACGACAATCCCCCTTCACGGGAACTTCAGTTTCCTTTCATGAAATAAGCTATGGGATTGTTATGTGAATGAATTCTGACGAATGAGGTTCATAAACTCTTCACGAGTCTTTGCCTGATTGAAAGCACCTGTAAAATCGGAAGTGGTCGTTATGGAATTCTGCTTTTCAACCCCACGCATCTGCATACACATGTGCTTGGCTTCCACAACCACCATTACGCCCAGGGGATTCAGTGTTTCCTGGATGCATTCTTTAATCTGGAGCGTCATGCGTTCCTGCACCTGAAGGCGATGGGAAAAGATATCCACTACACGGGCAATCTTGCTCAGCCCTGTAATATAACCGTTGGGGATATAAGCCACGTGCGCTTTTCCGTAGAACGGAAGCATGTGGTGTTCGCAAAGTGAGAAAAAATCAATGTCTTTCACAATCACCATCTGACTGTATTCTTCCTTAAACTTGGCAGAGCGGAGCACTTCGTGCGGGTCCATGAAATAGCCTTTTGTCAAACTCAGCATAGCCTTTGCTACACGTTCGGGGGTTTTCAGTAGTCCTTCGCGTTCGGCATCTTCGCCCAATAAAGTTATAATACGCTGATAGTGTTCTTTCAGTTCATCCAGTGCAGGAGATACGATTTCTTCTTTTCCTAACATGAGTAAGTTTTTATAAGGGGATATTTATCTGCTCTTTCACAATAGAAACTTCTTTGAATACGCCTGTAGCACGCAACTGGCGCATCATGGCATCCGCTTCTTCAATACTGCGGAAGTCTCCTACACGGCACAGCCAACGGGGAGAGTTGAAAGAGGTATAAACAGAAAGTTCCGGGAAATATTCTTTGATTCGTGAGCCCACAGCGTGAGCTTCGTTCTTGGCTCTACTGGTATTGTTTCCGGCATACACCTGTACACGGAAACCCTGACTTTTAAGCACTCTGTTTTCCGTTCCGTTGGGAATATATTCCTGACCTATCAAGGCCTCAATGCGGGCATCCTGATGGATGGTTACCTTACCCTGTCCCGGCACATTGCGTTCCAAACTCTTCACAATGTTATTCTGCGCCGAAACAAAAGCGGCGAAAGCAAAGCATGCAATTAAAAGTAAACCAAGCTTCTTCATAATGAATAATATAATAATAGACGGTTGATAATATGATTATAGAGACTGATAACCGACAACCGGCACTTCACCGGTTATCAATTATCAATCTTCCATTATCTATTAATTAAAAGCATCAATGATACCCTTGAAGTCTGCCGCCTTCAGAGCTGCACCACCAATCAAGCCACCATCAACGTCAGGATTAGCGAACAATTCCTTAGCGTTAGACGGTTTAGCGCTACCACCGTAAAGGATAGAGCAGTTGTCAGCAACTTCCTTACCGTACTTGTCAGCAATTAATGAACGGATGAAAGCGTGGATTTCCTGAGCTTGGTCGGGAGTAGCAGTTTTACCTGTACCGATAGCCCAAACCGGTTCGTAAGCCAATACGATCTTAGAGAAATCTTCAGCAGACAGAGAGAATACGGAAGCCAACTGAGCGGCAACTACTTCATTCTGCTTGTTAGCTTCGCGTTCTTCCAGCACTTCACCGATACAGAAGATCGGAGTCAGGCCGTTAGCCAAAGCCAATTTTACTTTTTCTTCCAGAATGGCAACTGTTTCGCCATAGTAAGCACGACGTTCTGAGTGACCCAAGATTACATATTTAGCGCCTGTAGAAGCAACCATAGCAGCTGAAACTTCACCAGTGTAAGCACCTGATTCTTTGTCAGCACAGTTTTCAGCACCTACGCCAATCTTAGCGGGGTCTACCAACGGAGTAACCGATGCCAGGTGGATAAAAGGAGTACAGATGATTACATCACAGTTAGGCTTTTCGTTAGCCAATACTTCATTCAGTTCTTTTGCAAGAGCAATACCCTCCTGAAGGGTTTTGTTCATTTTCCAGTTTCCTGCAACAATGTTTTTTCTCATTTTGTTTTTTATTTATTAAAAGGGTTAATGTATTTTTGATTTATAATTTGTGATTTATGGCTGAGGAAGCTCTTGCTTATCACTCATCACTCCATTGCTAATCACTTTATTTTTCGCTCTCTTTCTTTCCCTGCGCTTCACAACCAGGATGTCCACGCCGATAACCATCAGCAACGGAATGATAAACCACAAAAGAACGTAACCAATCGTGCGCAAATCACTTTCTTGTTTCTGCTGACCGAGTTCCAGTTTATCCAGACTATCCGTCAACACGTATTCATCCGGCAAGCTGTTATCACTCCACTTATTCAGAATTACGCCATCCTTTATCAGCATCAGTCCGGGATTGGAACGGATAATAGTCTTCAAAGTGATGTCGTCCGTCTGGCAGAAAGGATATTCAGCACCGGTCTTGTCACGCCACAATTCTATTTGTTCCTCCGGCGAAGAAGTCAGGGCATAAAAGCCGTAACCATGCTCCACACTATAATCATAGATCTCGTTAATAAGATCTATATCGCTATCGTCAGCTTTTTCAATACGATGAGCTACCAACAGGAATGTATATCCCTTATCGGATAAAATGCTATCGGTCAGATCCTCTCCGGTTTCCAGACTTACAATAGAGAAGTCGTGAATCGGAGGCTCGTATCCTTTTTCCTTCAACACCGTACGTGTTTCAACAAACGTCCATGTGCTATCCGGGTAATTATCCAGTGTAAATTCCTGCTTTTTTCCGTCTTTCTCCAGAATGAACTTGCTCTCAAACACACTGGGTTTTGCTCCTTCGGGTATTTCCATGCCTTCTTTGATATTCTTTCCGATCTTGTAAGGACGGAAATCCAGAATAGGCAGATTGTCCAGGCAATAGAACGAAAGCACAAACACGAAAAAGAACGTATACATGGAAATCATCCATGCCATTTTTGCCGTAATAAAGGGGATAATTTGTTTTCCACCTTTGAAGACAGATACGGCTGCAATAAACAATACTACATTCTTGCCAAACGTTTCCCAGTTTGTCAACACCCATGCATCACCGAAACAACCGCAATCGGACACCGGATTCACTAACGCCAGATACAGTGTCAGCGGTGTCATCACGATCATCAGCATCAGTGCCAGAGTTGTAGCAAACCTCCGCCGTATACCAAAGAACAGGAAAACTCCCACTGAAAATTCCAACGCTGACAATACGATGGCAAACAGTAACTGCAAATATGTAGGAAACCATGCAGCCATTCCAAAAGCCGTCAGATAATCCTGAATCTTATAAAAAGAACCTAACGGATCGACTGCCTTCACAAAGCCGGAAAAGATGAATACCACCGCCAGTAAAAAGCGGCAAACATTCACCCAGCTCTTCCACATTATATGTTTCTGCTTAGTCTCCAAATTCAATCTTAATCAAACCGAATACGGAATAATTAATCATGTCCATATAATTAGCATCCACTCCTTCCGAAACCAAAGTCTGTCCTGACAGGCTTTCAATCTGTTTCGTACGGTAGATTTTCATCAATATCAGATCAGTGTATGAACTGACACACATGCTGCGCCATGCCTCATCGTAATCATGATTCTTAGCAAGCATCAGCTCCAATGAAGTTTTAGCATATTTGTCATACAATGCCATTGCCTCTTCATTCGTGATATCGGCTGATTCCGCATATCCCAGCTCCAGCTGTATCAATCCGATAATACCATAGTTGACTATCGCAATGAACTCGGAACGTATTCCTTCGTCCACCAACGTCACTCCTTTGGTTTCAATACTCCTGATACGATTAGCTTTAATGAATATCTGATCAGTCACGGAAGCCGGACGGAGAATACGCCATGCCGGACCGTAATCATGTAGTTTCTTGGAGAACAAATCACGACAGATGGCAATGACATGTTCAAATTGTTGTTTGGTATCTTTCATTTCCTTACAAATTGGTTGCAAAGGTAGAAATAATTAAAGAAAAAAGAAAAGAGGGCACTCTAAATTATATTAAAGTGCCCTCTTCTTTATGGGTTTATTGATATCTTACGAACAACGTAATACCTGTCCCGGACGTAAGATTGTTTTCCGTGTAATGCGATTCAACTGACAGAGCTTGTCAATAGATACTCCCTGACGGGATGCAATCTTAGACAATGTATCGCCACTCTTCACTTTATAGAACAAACCTTCACCGGAAGCCATGCTGCGAGCAGTTCCTTTTGAAGTCTTGGTCTTAGTGAAAGTATAATGATCAGCAACAACGTCTTGCTTTTCAAAGTCGAACATTAAAGCGGGGTCGATAGGAATTCCCAGGAAACGGGTTTCAAAGTGAAGATGCGAACCGGTAGAACGTCCGGTATTGCCACCTAAAGCGATAGGCTCTCCGGCTTTAACCAATTGATTAATTTCTACGATCTGTTTGGATAAGTGTCCGTAAACAGTTTCCAGTCCATTGTCATGACGAATAACGATATACTTACCATAGCCACGGCGTCCCTGATTCTTTACTACGCGTACTTTACCATCAAAAGCAGCTCGAATCGTATCACCGATGAATACTTTAACATCCAAGCCATAGTGCATTCTGCGTCTTCTGGGGCGATAACCGAATACATCGGTAATCTTCGTATGCGTTGTAGGCATACAGAACCCTGTCAGGTCCACTTTATAGCTTTCAGGAACGATAGCATCGCCATAAGCTTGTACA from Bacteroides sp. MSB163 includes:
- a CDS encoding M23 family metallopeptidase; translated protein: MNFNCIKTILIAATAMVSLNSFSQDLIARQAPIDRKLKSVDSLALQKQIRAEQSAYPGLSLYPTWNNEYVQAYGDAIVPESYKVDLTGFCMPTTHTKITDVFGYRPRRRRMHYGLDVKVFIGDTIRAAFDGKVRVVKNQGRRGYGKYIVIRHDNGLETVYGHLSKQIVEINQLVKAGEPIALGGNTGRSTGSHLHFETRFLGIPIDPALMFDFEKQDVVADHYTFTKTKTSKGTARSMASGEGLFYKVKSGDTLSKIASRQGVSIDKLCQLNRITRKTILRPGQVLRCS
- a CDS encoding DUF1599 domain-containing protein; the protein is MKDTKQQFEHVIAICRDLFSKKLHDYGPAWRILRPASVTDQIFIKANRIRSIETKGVTLVDEGIRSEFIAIVNYGIIGLIQLELGYAESADITNEEAMALYDKYAKTSLELMLAKNHDYDEAWRSMCVSSYTDLILMKIYRTKQIESLSGQTLVSEGVDANYMDMINYSVFGLIKIEFGD
- the tpiA gene encoding triose-phosphate isomerase — its product is MRKNIVAGNWKMNKTLQEGIALAKELNEVLANEKPNCDVIICTPFIHLASVTPLVDPAKIGVGAENCADKESGAYTGEVSAAMVASTGAKYVILGHSERRAYYGETVAILEEKVKLALANGLTPIFCIGEVLEEREANKQNEVVAAQLASVFSLSAEDFSKIVLAYEPVWAIGTGKTATPDQAQEIHAFIRSLIADKYGKEVADNCSILYGGSAKPSNAKELFANPDVDGGLIGGAALKAADFKGIIDAFN
- a CDS encoding BT_3928 family protein, whose translation is METKQKHIMWKSWVNVCRFLLAVVFIFSGFVKAVDPLGSFYKIQDYLTAFGMAAWFPTYLQLLFAIVLSALEFSVGVFLFFGIRRRFATTLALMLMIVMTPLTLYLALVNPVSDCGCFGDAWVLTNWETFGKNVVLFIAAVSVFKGGKQIIPFITAKMAWMISMYTFFFVFVLSFYCLDNLPILDFRPYKIGKNIKEGMEIPEGAKPSVFESKFILEKDGKKQEFTLDNYPDSTWTFVETRTVLKEKGYEPPIHDFSIVSLETGEDLTDSILSDKGYTFLLVAHRIEKADDSDIDLINEIYDYSVEHGYGFYALTSSPEEQIELWRDKTGAEYPFCQTDDITLKTIIRSNPGLMLIKDGVILNKWSDNSLPDEYVLTDSLDKLELGQQKQESDLRTIGYVLLWFIIPLLMVIGVDILVVKRRERKRAKNKVISNGVMSDKQELPQP
- the folE gene encoding GTP cyclohydrolase I FolE, yielding MLGKEEIVSPALDELKEHYQRIITLLGEDAEREGLLKTPERVAKAMLSLTKGYFMDPHEVLRSAKFKEEYSQMVIVKDIDFFSLCEHHMLPFYGKAHVAYIPNGYITGLSKIARVVDIFSHRLQVQERMTLQIKECIQETLNPLGVMVVVEAKHMCMQMRGVEKQNSITTTSDFTGAFNQAKTREEFMNLIRQNSFT
- a CDS encoding SPOR domain-containing protein, with protein sequence MKKLGLLLIACFAFAAFVSAQNNIVKSLERNVPGQGKVTIHQDARIEALIGQEYIPNGTENRVLKSQGFRVQVYAGNNTSRAKNEAHAVGSRIKEYFPELSVYTSFNSPRWLCRVGDFRSIEEADAMMRQLRATGVFKEVSIVKEQINIPL